A single Caretta caretta isolate rCarCar2 chromosome 2, rCarCar1.hap1, whole genome shotgun sequence DNA region contains:
- the TXNL4A gene encoding thioredoxin-like protein 4A isoform X3, with translation MYELYDPCTVMFFFRNKHIMIDLGTGNNNKINWAMEDKQEMIDIIETVYRGARKGRGLVVSPKDYSTKYRY, from the exons ATGTACGAGTTGTATGATCCCTGTACGGTCATGTTTTTCTTTAG GAATAAACACATCATGATTGATTTAGGTACAGGTAACAACAACAAGATTAACTGGGCAATGGAAGACAAGCAAGAGATGATCGACATTATAGAAACCGTTTATAGAGGAGCTCGTAAAGGTAGAGGTCTCGTGGTGTCACCAAAAGACTATTCTACCAAATACAGATATTGA
- the TXNL4A gene encoding thioredoxin-like protein 4A isoform X2, translating to MSYMLPHLHNGWQVDQAILSEEDRVVVIRFGHDWDPTCMKMDEVLYSIAEKVKNFAVIYLVDITEVPDFNKMYELYDPCTVMFFFRNKHIMIDLGTGNNNKINWAMEDKQEMIDIIETVYRGARKGRGLVVSPKDYSTKYRY from the exons ATGTCGTATATGCTTCCTCACTTACACAATGGCTGGCAAGTAGACCAGGCCATTCTTTCAGAAGAAGACCGTGTGGTGGTCATCCGATTTGGACATGACTGGGATCCAACTTGTATGAAAATGGATGAAGTGTTATACAGTATTGCTGAGAAG GTAAAAAATTTTGCTGTTATTTATCTTGTGGATATCACAGAAGTACCAGACTTCAACAAGATGTACGAGTTGTATGATCCCTGTACGGTCATGTTTTTCTTTAG GAATAAACACATCATGATTGATTTAGGTACAGGTAACAACAACAAGATTAACTGGGCAATGGAAGACAAGCAAGAGATGATCGACATTATAGAAACCGTTTATAGAGGAGCTCGTAAAGGTAGAGGTCTCGTGGTGTCACCAAAAGACTATTCTACCAAATACAGATATTGA
- the TXNL4A gene encoding thioredoxin-like protein 4A isoform X1: MALHQVLKMSYMLPHLHNGWQVDQAILSEEDRVVVIRFGHDWDPTCMKMDEVLYSIAEKVKNFAVIYLVDITEVPDFNKMYELYDPCTVMFFFRNKHIMIDLGTGNNNKINWAMEDKQEMIDIIETVYRGARKGRGLVVSPKDYSTKYRY, encoded by the exons ATG GCCTTACATCAAGTTTTAAAAATGTCGTATATGCTTCCTCACTTACACAATGGCTGGCAAGTAGACCAGGCCATTCTTTCAGAAGAAGACCGTGTGGTGGTCATCCGATTTGGACATGACTGGGATCCAACTTGTATGAAAATGGATGAAGTGTTATACAGTATTGCTGAGAAG GTAAAAAATTTTGCTGTTATTTATCTTGTGGATATCACAGAAGTACCAGACTTCAACAAGATGTACGAGTTGTATGATCCCTGTACGGTCATGTTTTTCTTTAG GAATAAACACATCATGATTGATTTAGGTACAGGTAACAACAACAAGATTAACTGGGCAATGGAAGACAAGCAAGAGATGATCGACATTATAGAAACCGTTTATAGAGGAGCTCGTAAAGGTAGAGGTCTCGTGGTGTCACCAAAAGACTATTCTACCAAATACAGATATTGA